Part of the Mycolicibacterium thermoresistibile genome, ACATCTCCCAGTTGACCGCCAATGCGGCACAACACATCCGCACGATCATGAGCAAGGAGCTGGCGTCGCTGACGCTCGGCGACGCGGGCGCCGCCCTGCTGCTCGAACGCGCCTATCCGGGATCCGGCAGCATCCGGTTGTCCGGCTTCACCACCATCGCCGACCACAGCAGGTTGTGCCTGGCCTATCCGAAGGGACCCGAGCCCGGCGCGCGGATGTTCACCGATTCGCGCGGCATCCAGCGTGCCGCGATAGCCGCCACACCGGTGCTGCTCCAGGAGGTTCTCGACCAGACCGGCCTGTCGATCCACGACATCGACCATGTGATCACCCATCAGACCTCCGCCCGGGCCATCCGCAAGGGCATGCGCAGGATCGCCGACGAGTTCGGCGGCACCCCCGCCCACGACGCGGTGATCACCGTCGACAAGTACGGCAACACCGCGTCGACGACCCACACCGTGGCGCTGGTCGACGAACTCGAGGCGGGCGGCATCGCACCGGGCGAGACCATCGCGCTGATCGCACTGGCCTCGGGTCTGGAGATCGGAATCGTGTTGCTGACCCTCGACGAGGAGATGGTGGGGCGCCATGGGAACCGTGGTTGAACGCGTGCACGTCACCCACGCCAGGCTGCGGGGCCGCCGCAGCGCGCTGCAACTCGCGGTCGCCGCGAGCCGGGCGTGCCTTCGGGCGGCCCACCGCTCGGCGCGTGACGTCGACCTGCTCGTCAACGCGGGCATCTACCGGGACCGCAATCTGGGTGAACCCGCGCTGGCCGCGCTCATCCAGGAGGACATCGGCGCCAACCCGGAGCATCCGCACGCCGGCGGGCACGGCACATTCTCCTTCGATGTCGCCAACGGGACCTGCGGGGTGCTCACCGCACTGCAGATCGTCGACGGCTATCTGACATCACGCACCGTCGACTGTGCGCTGGTGGTGGCCGGCGACGCCGATCCGGGCCGCGGATTGAGCGAGGACTTCCCGTTCGCGCCGGTCGGTGCGGCGCTGTTGTGCGGGTGGACCGACGACGAGTACGGCCTCGGACCGGTGCACTGGGCCTGCCGGCCGGACGACGGCAGGAACTTCCGCGCCACCGTGTCCCAGGTGGATCGGCGCAACCTGCTGCGGTTCGGCTGGTCGGACCACCTCGACGAGGTCTACGCGGCGACCGCCGCCGAGGCGGTGGCCCGCTGTCTGGCCGCCGAGGGGCCGGGGTCGGACAGTTCCGATGTCGATGTGATCGTCGCCGCCCCGGCGCGTGCGCGATTCCGCGCGGCACTCGCCGAACTGCTGCGGGTGCCGGTCGAGCGCATCGCCGTCGCCCCGGGTGAGAGCATCCACACCGCCGCCCTCGCGGCCGCGCTCCCCCAGATCCCGGTGGGCAGCCGGGCGCTGATCGTCGCCGCCGGCGCCGGGGTCACCGCGGGTGCGGCGATGTACCACCGCCCCGACTGCCGTGGCCGCTGAGGTGTCGGGCACCGCAATCCGCTGCATTCCGGCGCACGGAGGAGCACCATGAACACCATGGTCGGTGAGACACCGGACGCCGGGGGCGGTGCCACCGCGGTGCTCGACCCCGCCGGGCTGGAACAGTTGGTCCGTGTTCTGCTGGCGCGCGGCTACCGGGTGATCGGACCGACGGTGTCGGACAACGCGATCGAGCTGGCCGAACTGCGGTCGGCCGACGACCTGCCACGCGGCTGGGGCGTGGACGTCGGTCCCGGCCACTACCGGTTGCGTCGCCGCGGGGACGCCGCACTGTTCGGCCATTCGGCCGGACCGCAGTCGTGGAAACAGTTCCTGCATCCGCCCCGGCAGCTGTTGTGGTCCTCGGACGACGACACCGCAGCGCCGGACACCCCCCGGTACGCGTTCGTCGGGGTGCGGGCGTGCGATCTGTCGGCCCTCGCCGTCCTCGACGGGGTGCTGGGCCGCGGCACGCATCCGGATCAGGCGTTCGTCGACCGGCTGCGCCGGGTGTTCGTGGTGGCGGTGAACTGCACCGAACCCGGTGGGCTGTGCTTCTGCGCGTCGATGGGCACCGGTCCGGCGGTCGGACCGGGCTACGATCTCGCGCTGACCGAACGGCTGGACCGCGACGGCCCGCACTACGTCGTGGACGTCGGCACCGGCGACGGCGCCGACGTGCTGGCCGAGATCGCCCACCGCGCCGCCACCGACGACGAGAGCTCCTCGGCCCGAACAGATGTCGCCGAAGCCGCCGAGCACATGGGCCGACGGATGCCGCCCGGGGATCTGCGGCAGCTGCTGATCGACTCGCGGGAGTCCCCGCACTGGCAGGACGTCGCCAGCCGGTGCCTGACCTGCGGCAACTGCACCATGGTGTGCCCCACCTGTTTCTGCACCAGCGTGTCCGACACCACCGATCTGGCCGGCGCCCACGCCGAACGGTGGATGGAGTGGGCGTCCTGCTTCGAGTTCGACTTCACCTACATTCACGGCGGGGTGGTGCGGCAGTCCGGCCCGTCCCGGTACCGGCACTGGCTCACCCACAAACTGAGCTCCTGGCACGATCAGTTCGGCGGTTCCGGCTGTGTGGGGTGCGGGCGCTGTATCGCCTGGTGCCCCACCGGAATCGACATCACCGAGGAGATGTGGACGCTGGACCGGTTGCGGGCCGGGCGCACCGGCGCGGTCCACGCCGAAGACCCCGGTCCCGATCATGCGTCCGACGGTTGATAAGACACCGGCCGCTGCGCCGGCACCGGAGCCGGCGCCGGTCGCCGATGCGATGGCGCCGGTGTCCCACCGGGTGCGGTCGCGGGTGGCGGAGAACCGCGACTCGGTGACCCTGGTGCTCGAACCGGTCACCGATCGGCTGCCCGCCGCACGGCCCGGGCAGTTCATGATGCTGTACGCGTTCGGGATCGGTGAGATCGCGATCTCGGTGAGCGGCGATCCGACACTCACCGACGGCACGTTCACCCACACCATCCGCGAGGTCGGGGCGGTCAGCCGGGCGTTGTGCCACGCCGGGCCCGGCTCGACGATCGGGCTGCGCGGCCCGTTCGGCACCGACTGGGGTCTGTCCGCATGCGCCGGCCGCGATCTGGTCATCGTGGCCGGCGGGGTCGGGTTGGCGCCGCTGCGACCGGTCGTTCTCGGCGCGCTGGCCCACCGGGCCGACTACGGCCGGCTGGTGCTCATCGCCGGCGCCCGCTTTCGCGACGACTTCCTGTTCGCCGCCGACCTCACCGCCTGGGCGGCCGACCCCGCCCTCGAGGTGGCGCTGACCGTCGACGTGCCGGTGCAGGGCTGGCCCGGCGAGGTCGGACTGGTCACCGAACCGTTGCGACGGCTGGAACTCGACCCCACCCGCACCGCCGCATTCCTGTGCGGACCCGAGCCGATGATGCGGCACTCCGCGGCGGCGTTGCTCGCCAAAGGCGTACCGGCCGAAAACATCCGGGTGTCACTGGAACGCAACATGCAGTGCGGGATCGGCTGGTGCGGTCACTGTCAGCTCGGTCCGCTACTGCTGTGTCGGGACGGTCCGGTCGTCGGCTATGACGTCGCCGCTCCCCTGCTGGCCGTCGAGGAGCTGTAGATGAGCACACCCACCCTCGCCGTCTGGAAGTTCGCCTCCTGCGACGGATGCCAGCTCACCCTGCTGGACTGCCAGGACGAACTGCTCACCCTGGCCGACCAGGTGCGGATCGCCACCTTCGCCGAGGCGTCCAGCACCATGATCGGCGGACCCTACGACGTGTCGCTGGTGGAGGGTTCGATCACCACCGCCGCCGACGAACGGCGCATCCACGAGATCCGCGAACAGTCCGGGGTGCTGGTGACCATCGGGGCGTGCGCGACGGCCGGCGGTGTGCAGGCGCTGCGCAACCTCGCCGACATCGAGGAGTTCACCTCGGTGGTGTACGCGCGGCCCGAATACATCGACACCCTGGCCACCTCCACCCCGATCGCCGCCCACGTCGAGGTCGATTATCAGCTGCAGGGGTGTCCGATCGACCGGGGGCAGCTGCTCGACACCCTCGCCGCGCTGCTGGTCGGGCGCAAACCCCGGCTGCCCGCCAAGACCGTGTGCACCGAATGCAAGAACCGCGGGGTGACCTGTGTCGTGGTTGCCGACGGGATCCCCTGCCTCGGGCCGGT contains:
- a CDS encoding 3-oxoacyl-ACP synthase III family protein, with the translated sequence MRTQWLLTEDAEADGAPFRTRLAGAGRHLPVTRLSTDDLTARTRHRTTIDLERLTGIRERRISVGDEDSYSLATAAALDCLHRADRAAESVEVVINCSITKFRDGLTQWLEPPMSTAVARAIGADTAMTFDLSNACAGMLTGVSILNNWIRQGVVERGMVVSGEYISQLTANAAQHIRTIMSKELASLTLGDAGAALLLERAYPGSGSIRLSGFTTIADHSRLCLAYPKGPEPGARMFTDSRGIQRAAIAATPVLLQEVLDQTGLSIHDIDHVITHQTSARAIRKGMRRIADEFGGTPAHDAVITVDKYGNTASTTHTVALVDELEAGGIAPGETIALIALASGLEIGIVLLTLDEEMVGRHGNRG
- a CDS encoding oxidoreductase: MSTPTLAVWKFASCDGCQLTLLDCQDELLTLADQVRIATFAEASSTMIGGPYDVSLVEGSITTAADERRIHEIREQSGVLVTIGACATAGGVQALRNLADIEEFTSVVYARPEYIDTLATSTPIAAHVEVDYQLQGCPIDRGQLLDTLAALLVGRKPRLPAKTVCTECKNRGVTCVVVADGIPCLGPVTHASCGALCPSFHRGCYGCFGPAATPNTAALLPVLRRDGMSDDAVDRVFSTFNVTTFAAERDDT
- a CDS encoding FAD/NAD(P)-binding protein produces the protein MAPVSHRVRSRVAENRDSVTLVLEPVTDRLPAARPGQFMMLYAFGIGEIAISVSGDPTLTDGTFTHTIREVGAVSRALCHAGPGSTIGLRGPFGTDWGLSACAGRDLVIVAGGVGLAPLRPVVLGALAHRADYGRLVLIAGARFRDDFLFAADLTAWAADPALEVALTVDVPVQGWPGEVGLVTEPLRRLELDPTRTAAFLCGPEPMMRHSAAALLAKGVPAENIRVSLERNMQCGIGWCGHCQLGPLLLCRDGPVVGYDVAAPLLAVEEL
- a CDS encoding 4Fe-4S dicluster domain-containing protein; amino-acid sequence: MNTMVGETPDAGGGATAVLDPAGLEQLVRVLLARGYRVIGPTVSDNAIELAELRSADDLPRGWGVDVGPGHYRLRRRGDAALFGHSAGPQSWKQFLHPPRQLLWSSDDDTAAPDTPRYAFVGVRACDLSALAVLDGVLGRGTHPDQAFVDRLRRVFVVAVNCTEPGGLCFCASMGTGPAVGPGYDLALTERLDRDGPHYVVDVGTGDGADVLAEIAHRAATDDESSSARTDVAEAAEHMGRRMPPGDLRQLLIDSRESPHWQDVASRCLTCGNCTMVCPTCFCTSVSDTTDLAGAHAERWMEWASCFEFDFTYIHGGVVRQSGPSRYRHWLTHKLSSWHDQFGGSGCVGCGRCIAWCPTGIDITEEMWTLDRLRAGRTGAVHAEDPGPDHASDG